From Leptodactylus fuscus isolate aLepFus1 chromosome 11, aLepFus1.hap2, whole genome shotgun sequence, one genomic window encodes:
- the VAMP7 gene encoding vesicle-associated membrane protein 7, whose amino-acid sequence MAILFAVVARGTTILAKHAWCGGNFLEVTEQILAKIPSENNKLTYSHGSYLFHYICQDRIIYLCITDDDFERSRAFNFLNEVKKRFQTTYGSRAQTALPYAMNSEFSSVLAAQLKHHSENKSVDRIVETQAQVDELKGIMVRNIDLVAQRGERLELLIDKTENLVDSSVTFKTTSRNLARAMCMKNLKLTIIIVIVTIVVIYIIVSAACGGLTWPSCVSK is encoded by the exons ATGGCCATCCTGTTCGCTGTTGTTGCAAGGGGAACCACCATATTGGCAAAACATGCCTGGTGCGGAGGAAATTTCCTGGAGGTGACGGAGCAGATCCTGGCCAAGATCCCATCAGAAAACAACAAGCTGACCTATTCTCATGGCAG TTATCTCTTCCATTACATCTGTCAGGATAGAATTATCTACCTTTGCATCACAGATGAC GACTTTGAGCGTTCCCGGGCCTTTAATTTCCTGAATGAAGTAAAGAAGAGATTTCAGACCACTTATGGATCCAGGGCACAGACCGCACTCCCCTACGCCATGAACAGCGAATTTTCTAGCGTCCTCGCAGCGCAATTG AAACATCATTCAGAAAACAAGAGTGTGGACCGTATAGTGGAGACACAAGCCCAAGTGGATGAGCTGAAAGGCATTATGGTCCGGAATATAG ATCTCGTAGCCCAAAGAGGAGAACGATTAGAATTATTAATAGATAAGACGGAGAACCTTGTGGACTCA TCTGTCACCTTTAAGACCACAAGCAGAAATCTCGCCAGGGCTATGTGCATGAAGAATCTGAAGCTGACCATCATTATTGTTATTGTAACAATA GTCGTCATCTACATCATCGTGTCGGCAGCCTGCGGAGGGCTGACATGGCCCAGCTGCGTGAGTAAGTAA